The sequence below is a genomic window from Candidatus Saccharibacteria bacterium.
TCTCGATGTAGCCAGAACTCTCGAGCTGCCACAGGATCTTGCCGAGCACCTCGTTGGCAGGTGTCCCCCAAAACGCTCTCCGGATCATGCTGGCTGTTCTTGGCCTGCCGTCTGTCAGGACACCCAACACGCCTTGCCGATACCTGTCGACCATGCCACGAGCGTATTGATCGCCAAACCACTGCCAGGCGATTGTCGTTGGTACTGACAACAAGAGGATCTTGATCCCCAGCAGCTCATCACTGCCGTAGACGAGCGTCAGCAGGACGCCGCTCCTTGATAGATAGTGGGTGGGTGCGACTTTCGCGATCATTATACAGGTGCTTGAAATTAATTACCAGATGTGCTAAAATTTTGTGGTTATGAACAAACTAGCTAGCATAGAAAAAGCCCAATTAAAGACCAAATTGCCCAGTGTGCGTGTAGGCGACACCGTGCGTGTACACCAGCTAATTCGCGAAGGCAACAAGCAACGGGTGCAGGTATTCGAAGGTTTGGCAATTCGTTACCGAAAAGTCAACAGCCTGCAAGCTTTTATTACTGTTCGCAAAATTGCTAGCGGCATAGGTGTTGAAAAAAGTTGGTTTGTGCACAGTCCTAATGTTCAAAAAATCGAAGTTGTTAAGCGCAGCAAGGTGCGCCGAGCAGTCTTAAGCTATATGCGCGAACGCCGTGGCAAATCGGCCCGCATGAGTGAGCTCGAGTTTGATAAAGCCGGCACCAACGAGGCCGATACTCGCACGGCTGCTCAAATTGCCGCCGAAGAACAAGCCAATTCGCTGGCCAGCGAAGCCGAAACCGAAGCCAAGCTCGATGGTGATGCTAAAGGAAAAGATGATGCTTTAAATCAAGCCGACACCGAAAGCTTAGACCAGGAGGTTAAGCAAGAAGATAAGGCTGCCAGTAAAGACGATCCTTCGGGAGCCGACGATGCCGTGCGAAAAGGTGCCACTCAAGAAGAGAAAGTTCAAGCCGATGGTGATGACGAGGCTCAAACCCCAGCCGAAGAAGTCCAAGAGGGCCTAGATAAAGCCCAAACTCAAGAAGACAAAGGCAAATAATAGATACAGCAATTTGTAAAAAGGCTCTACGGAGCCTTTTTTGATATACTTCAAATAATGATTGTTGAAAAGAAAATATTACCAGAATATTTTGAGCTAGTTAAAAGTGGCAAGAAGATGTATGACTTTCGGTTGGCAGACTTTGACATTAATCCTGGCGACACACTCATTCTTAAAGAATGGGATGAAACTAAGAAGACCTTTACGGGCCGTGAAGTAAAAAAGCAGGTTTCCTATGTTGGCAAGACAAAAGGGGACACTACTTGGACACAAAAGGAGATTGATAAATACGGATATCAGATAATCAGCTTTAAATAAGGTATAATTCAGTGCATGAGGGTGAGTGCAGGATATTCTATGGAAAAAGCAATGCAGGCAAAAGGCAGCTTACTGGTTTGCGGTATCGACGAGGTCGGCCGTGGCTGTTTGGCTGGCCCATTGGTGGCCGCAGCTGTGGTGTTGCCGGCAGGTTGTGAGCTCGAACTATACGACTCTAAAATGCTCTCACCAATTGAGCGCTTGCAGCTCGCTAACTTGGTGTCTGAAGAGGCAATTGCTGCCGGTACTGGTTGGGTTAAGAATACCGAAATCGATGAGCACGGCATGGCTTGGGCATTGCGCGAGGCCTACGAGCGAGCCCTCGAAGATATGGAATGCGAGGTAAGCCAGATATTTTTGGATGGCAATTATAACTACCTGGCCGATTACGAAATTTGCGAGACTTGCATTAAGGGCGATCAAAAAATCGCCTGTGTGGCTGCAGCTAGTATATTGGCCAAAGTGCAGCGCGATAGATTTATGATTGAGCTGGCCGGCCAATATCCAGAATATGGGTTTGAGACCAATGTGGGCTACGGCACCAAAAAACACAGGAATGCGGTTGAAGCCAAAGGCCTAACCGACCTACATCGTAAAAGTTTCTGCCGCTCTATTGTTCGGGCGTAGCGAGAACTACGGGCTAGTTCTCATTGCATTCGAACAATAAATATTGTAAAATAGCGCTGCATATCGGGGAACACGCCTCGGTATTAGTTTCGCCGCTGGAGGCAGAAATGAGAGATGAACGAAGATTCACCCGCTTTGAAGAGGCACAGCAGGTCGTGCGACTTGCCCCCGTCGTGCCAAGAGCTATGCCGCGCTCGAAGAGAGAGGCGGTCTGGCGGCTCTTCACCGATGTGCTCGAGTCGGACGAAGGAAGCGAGGTGGATCGCGCCAACTTCCGAGAGCAGGTTCGCATGCTCGAAGAGTACGAAGAGACTCTTGGGCAGAGCTTCTCCCCTGCCCCCGTACAAGCAGATCCGCGCGATGGGCTTCTCACGACCGAGCAGTCGGTTCACGCCCGCCCAGGGAGGATCGAAGACGGCCCGCCCGTTGCCGGGCCATCAATCGGCCGCGCGCCATACTCGGGCTGATCTGTGCCCAACCCCCTGCGGCCAAGCGCCCCGACCATCAAGGTCGGGGCGGCTGCATTTTAAGCGGCTTATGCTCGCATAAAAACCCAGACATTATTAGTATTAGGGCATGAAGAATACCACTAAAGTTGGTAATAAGGGAGAGACACTAGCCTGTGAATTCTTGACTAAGAATAAGTATCGAATTATCGAGCGCAATTATCGCGATCGGTTTTGCGAGATCGACGTAATTGCCATCAAGAAGAAAGAAATCGCATTTGTTGAGGTAAAATATAGATCTCGCACAGATTTTGGCGGGGCGGTGGGCTCAATCACGCCAGACAAGTTTAATCGAATGCAAACTTCGGCTGAATATTGGTTAAGTACCCACCCTAGATTCAGTCACATGCAGCCGAGTTTAGACGTAGTAACTATTGAAGGCTCCGGCGAGCCCGCAATTGAGCACTTAAAAAGCGTGTTTTTGTAGTCCTTCCGTAATCCTCGAGTCGAAGCGACGCATTCGACACCGGGGATCCGGGGTGGATTCCCTGCCCGAATTCGATCGAGATCGATTCGATAGGGAATGACTATTTAGTGTTTTTGTAAAAAAGTCCGTTAGCACTCTTGACAGGCGAGTGCTAAATCCGCTAGAATCGTAAGTATACTCAGGTACGAAGTGATGGAAGTCGGAGCAAGTTGTTGCCGGCTTTTTTTAAACCCTCCTAACGCACATCTACAGCGAAATACTTTGTTAAAAGCTCCGGTGCGCCCTCGGCGTAGGTAATCTACGTCTCGGTTTGCTCCTCGCTCTTGCCTCGTATTTCATCTGCAGCTGAACGTTAGGACAACAAGCAAATGAAAGGATAGAAAAACATGAACAACCAATTTGTATTGGCAATCGAGCAGATTTGCGAAGAAAAGGGTATAAGTAAAGACATGGTAATCGAGGCCATCGAGGCTGCCTTGGCTGCTGCATACAAAAAGGACTTTGGTGATCGCGACCAAGAGGTGCGCGTAGTGCTCGACAGCGGTAGTGGTGCCATGCGAATTTTTGTAACCAAAGAGGTTGCAAAAGAGGTTGAGAACGACCATCTTCAGATTAGTCTAGACGAAGCCAAGAAAGTTGATTCAGACGCCAAGCTCGAAGGCACGGTCGAGATTGAAGTCGATGACAAAGACTTTGGCCGCGTGGCCGCTCAAACTGCCAAGCAGGTAATAGTGCAGCGCATTCGCGAGGCCGAGCGCGATGTAATCTTTAATGAGTTCGAAGACAAAGAGGGCACCATTATTAATACTGTGGTGCAACGAGCCGAGAATGGCAATGTCTATGTCGACTTGGGTCGAGCCGTGGGTATAATGTTCCCGAACGATCAGATTGATAGCGAAAAGTATTATCCAGGCCAGCGCATAAAAGTTTATGTGGTGCGAGTCGAACAAACTCAAAAAGGTCCACAGATTGTAGTTAGCCGAACTCACCCCGACATGATCCGCAAACTGTTCGAGATGGAAGTGCCCGAAATCGCGGCCGGCACGGTTGAGATTGCCGGTATTGCCCGCGAGGCTGGTATGCGCACCAAGATAGCTGTAAAGAGTAATGCTGAGGGTGTGGATCCAGTTGGCACCTTTGTGGGTGGCCGTGGTACTCGCGTTCAGGCGGTGATGGCTGACTTGGGCGAAGAAAAAATCGACATTATTGCTTATAGTGAGGATCCTGCAGT
It includes:
- the nusA gene encoding transcription termination/antitermination protein NusA → MNNQFVLAIEQICEEKGISKDMVIEAIEAALAAAYKKDFGDRDQEVRVVLDSGSGAMRIFVTKEVAKEVENDHLQISLDEAKKVDSDAKLEGTVEIEVDDKDFGRVAAQTAKQVIVQRIREAERDVIFNEFEDKEGTIINTVVQRAENGNVYVDLGRAVGIMFPNDQIDSEKYYPGQRIKVYVVRVEQTQKGPQIVVSRTHPDMIRKLFEMEVPEIAAGTVEIAGIAREAGMRTKIAVKSNAEGVDPVGTFVGGRGTRVQAVMADLGEEKIDIIAYSEDPAVYITNALSPTKVISVKTDDDSKKALVKVPEDQLSLAIGKAGQNVRLAAKLTGWNVDIDGADEAGVEATAEATEDQDQPKPKRTGDLEESLIASLAGDEKDKAAEEPKETTEDKTSAKSDKAEEKAEKTDKPKTTEEK
- a CDS encoding YraN family protein — protein: MKNTTKVGNKGETLACEFLTKNKYRIIERNYRDRFCEIDVIAIKKKEIAFVEVKYRSRTDFGGAVGSITPDKFNRMQTSAEYWLSTHPRFSHMQPSLDVVTIEGSGEPAIEHLKSVFL
- the rplS gene encoding 50S ribosomal protein L19, coding for MNKLASIEKAQLKTKLPSVRVGDTVRVHQLIREGNKQRVQVFEGLAIRYRKVNSLQAFITVRKIASGIGVEKSWFVHSPNVQKIEVVKRSKVRRAVLSYMRERRGKSARMSELEFDKAGTNEADTRTAAQIAAEEQANSLASEAETEAKLDGDAKGKDDALNQADTESLDQEVKQEDKAASKDDPSGADDAVRKGATQEEKVQADGDDEAQTPAEEVQEGLDKAQTQEDKGK
- a CDS encoding ribonuclease HII, which codes for MRVSAGYSMEKAMQAKGSLLVCGIDEVGRGCLAGPLVAAAVVLPAGCELELYDSKMLSPIERLQLANLVSEEAIAAGTGWVKNTEIDEHGMAWALREAYERALEDMECEVSQIFLDGNYNYLADYEICETCIKGDQKIACVAAASILAKVQRDRFMIELAGQYPEYGFETNVGYGTKKHRNAVEAKGLTDLHRKSFCRSIVRA
- a CDS encoding DUF3850 domain-containing protein; this encodes MIVEKKILPEYFELVKSGKKMYDFRLADFDINPGDTLILKEWDETKKTFTGREVKKQVSYVGKTKGDTTWTQKEIDKYGYQIISFK